The genomic DNA CGAACAACGGGGACGTCTACCTTATTTATGAGCCTTTCAAGGGCACTTCGGGTTGGAACCAATTCGAACTCTCCGTTGACCGGATTGCGGTGGTCCCCGAGCCGGCGTCGCTGGGCCTGTTGGGCCTGGGCGGGCTTCTAATGTTCGGGCGGCGACGGCGGTAAACAGTCAATTGTCTGATGGGCAATGAATCCTCCGCAGAAAGGCTGTCCGCACGGGCTTTCTGCGATTCTCTTAATCAATCGGCCAGGTCATGTTTTTTCAGGCGAAAGGCGGCAGTTATGAAGCGAAAGCAAGGATTCACTCTCATCGAACTTCTTGTTGTAATATCTATTATCGCATTGTTGATTGCCATACTTCTGCCGGCACTGAGTAGCGCCCGTGCAACGGCGATGCGTATTCAGTGCGCATCCAACCTTCGCCAGTTGCTGATCGTAAACATGCTTTATGCGGAAGACCACAATGACTATCCGCTGGCTGATGACAAAGATGCGCCATCCAACGGCCCCATGTGGACGGAGCTTGTTCATTTTTACGTAGGCCATCAATCAAACAATGCACCGGTTGAACTTCTCCAATGCCCGAGCACGCCGTTTGAAAACACGGCCAACTGGCACAGCAGCTATGGAGCAAACTGGATGATTTCGGATGGCCGTTGGATTCACGACCAGATGGGTTTTCCGCGAATCAGTCAGATGCCCTCCCCGAGTGCAACCATCATGTTTGTCGATTGGGGACGGGCCAACGGTCGAATCGCCCAGGCTTACGCGATCGAAAGACTCACCAAGCCCTTTGATGAGGTGTTCGTTCATTACCCCGGGGGCGTCGGTGGTAATGACGGCCGCTCTTCCGATGCCTATGTCGACGGCCACGTGAAAAGTGGCCTGACGGTAGACACATGGAACGCTCCCAACATCGTCAGCCAGTGGGAAAGTTCAATTCCAGAAGATGGACAGCACTGGAACCCGTGGAAAGGGCAATGGCCAGGCTGAGTGGCTGCGGGGGAGGCGTTGCCTGTCAGCAGATTTCAACAATTCAATCACATTACAGTAACTTTCCAGAGGTAAACAGAAGATGCGATGTGCGAACGTACTTTCGACAGTGGCTATCGGTCTGGGTTGCCTGGCTCTGACAGGCGAGGCTGTGCAGGCGGAAATGCCTTGGCAGACGTCTCGGTTGCTCTACACACATTCCGAACCCGCGATCGTGGATAACCGCACGCACTCGTTCGCGCAGATGGAGAACCGCTTGGCCCTCGTCAGCGAAACCGGCATGGTCATGTTGGCCTGGGACGGTGAGAACTGGAGCGAGATGAGCCGGGTGGAGGTGGATGCGCCGGTGGGCGCCGCCTGGACGAGAGACAATCAGCTTCTGCTGCTGAGCAAGTCGGCGTCATACATCGTCAATGCCAATCGCGGCTCGCTGCATCGCGTTCACGGCCTGCCGACGGTGGGAAACAACGCGGCATCGGTCGGCAAAGTGCCCGGCCGTCCGCTTGCGGCGGTGCAGATCGGCCCACATACGTTCGCGGTTGAGCCGTACCGCGGGGAAGCGGTGGCGTTGGACATTTCACTCGGCAGCGGGCGCACAGCAATGACGCGCAGCGATGCCGACGACGCGCTGTTCATCCTGGTGGATGGTCGGCTTTATGTCTGGACCGCTGACATGGATCAGCCGGAGGCGTGGACGGATCGCTCGGGAAGCCGTCCCGCGTTCGGTTCGGATGCGAGTCAGATGGTCCCGCACCCGGCGGGGGGCTTGCTGTTCATCGGAACGCACGGCCAGGGCTTGCACGTAGTGGATCTGGCGAATCGTTCAACGACGCATATGACCAATGCAACCCATCCTGAGCTGACCAGCGACCTGTTCTATGCGTCGATGGCGATCGATGCCGAGCAGGACACGCTTTACTACACGTCGTGGACGGAGACGACGGGGCTTTCGCCGGCAAGCGATCCGGAGAACTGGGAGGCCGTGGCTTATCTGGCATCGTTTACCGAGCCTGGGTTGCATACGTATCGAAGCAATTCACCGAACGCGGGGATGGCTTACGTGCCGGAGTCGGACGAACTGATTTTCGGAGGCCGATGGGGCGCCAGTGTGCTCAGTCGAGGGAAGGACACGGCGCTGGTACAAGCTGAAAACTTCGAGCAGTTCGTGCGGACGCCTGAGTCCATTCCCGGCCAGGGTCGATTCTACGATTTCATGCGCGAGAACAGGATGCGGTCCGGATGGACCGGTTCGGGTCGGGCCAGCGAGCCGGAGCATTTGGACAACCTCGAACGCGCGCAGATCAATACGATTCTCTACAATCTTTACTATGTCGGGCATGGCGAGTTTTATGGCCCGACGGATCATGAGCAGCGCCTGCGGGGTCTGGCTGAACAGTGCGATGAACGCGGTATGGTGATTATTGCCAGCTTCCGTCCGATCGGCACCAGTGCGATGAGCCATTCGGGCGTTCGTGATTACGATTATCGGCATTGGATTCTGCCTTCGGGTGAAGTGGCGGCTTATGAGGAGCCCAGTGAGGCGACGCTGGGCACACGAGACCGTCGGGAATTCCCCTGTCCCATGGACGAGGGGTACTGGGCACGCTCCATTGCGCCGATGATGAACCTGGCCGCCCAGGTGGGCCTGGAACATGAGTCGATCATGGGCGTGCTTTTCGAGTTGGGCGATGGTTTCGGGGGTTCGAATCTAAGTCCTCGCAATAACACATGCTTCTGTGATGATTGCTGGGCGCGCTTCCTCGATCGACAGGCAATTTATGATTCGCAAGCGCGTGATACGTCGTACGAGGATGGCGCAAGACGCCGATGGCTCTACAGCGAAGGGCTTTGGGGCGTGTATCACGACAGCCAGGTGGCTTCGCTGGGCGAGGTGGGGCAAAAGTTCCTGGCCGAGGCGCGTGAGATAAACCCCGAGCTTTCAACGCACCTGGCACTGCCTGAGGCAGGGATCCATTATGAAGAGAACTGGTGGTATCGCGGGTTCATCGCTGCGATGCAAAGTGAGGATATGCCCGTGGTGATCCAATCTCAGCAGACTTATGGAACCCCCTACAACCCAGTTATGGATTATCTGCTTGAGCAGCGACTGAAGGAGCAGGGCAAACACACGATCGTCGTGCCAGGCTTGGCCCTGCTCTGGCTGTCGCCGGAACAGGTGACGCGGCGGTATGAGAAGAAAAATCACCAGTCGCCTGGGGTATTCGTCTATCGAACGGACAATTGGTATGGGCGGTCTCTTGATGAAAATCATTTTCGACCGCGATTGCCGAACGATGATCGCGAATATCTCCGGCGCGAGTACGTCGACGCACTCGAGGCGGCGGATCTCGAATAGTCGGGACACCGCGTGCGCATTCACCAGGCGCTGGGTTACGTCAGCGCCGAGCAGTACGAAACCGACCACGCCGTGGGTCAACGCGGGCGTAGGCGGTTTTCTTTCGCAGCCATGCCACTTTCGATGTAATGCACGCCTGCAAGGAAAGCGCACGCAACTGAATGAACAGGGCGTTGTGCAGGTGCAGTGAGTTGCGTCTCATTGCACCTGTGCCGCCGACGCACCGTATGCTGCAAATTTTTACGCCACAGATTTTAGATCACGGACAATGAACATGGATGACAATCGCATCGAGCATCAGGACATCCGAATCGGCACCATGGCCGGCAAGGCTGAAAAGACTGCTGACTACATCCGCCAGATCGCCCCGCACGGCTTCGAGTGCTTCCAAATCAACTTCAAGCAAAACCTGCCCAAGGGGCTGACGCTGCCGAAGCTTGCCAAACAAATTCAAGCTGTTCTTGAGCAGAGCAGCAGCGGCGCGATCATCAGCAGCCTCGGCGTTTTCGGCAACCCCATTGAGGACGCCGACACGCGCAAGTCTTTTGAAAAGTGCATTGATCACGCGCACCGCTTCGGCACCGATCTGGTCTGCGGCTTCACCGGTACCATCACCGGCCAAAGCGTGCCCGATGCCATACCTGCTTTCAAAAAGGTCTGGTCCAAGCTCGCCAAGCGCGCCGCGGACAAGGGGGTGCGGATCGCCTTTGAAAATTGTCCTATGCGCGGTACCTGGCAGAGCACGCGGTGGAACCTCGCTTTCAACCCCGCTGCATGGGAGTTGATGTTTGATGCGGTTCCGGCCGAAAACATGGGCCTGGAGTGGGAACCCTGCCACCAGATGGGCCAACTCATCG from Phycisphaerales bacterium AB-hyl4 includes the following:
- a CDS encoding sugar phosphate isomerase/epimerase family protein gives rise to the protein MDDNRIEHQDIRIGTMAGKAEKTADYIRQIAPHGFECFQINFKQNLPKGLTLPKLAKQIQAVLEQSSSGAIISSLGVFGNPIEDADTRKSFEKCIDHAHRFGTDLVCGFTGTITGQSVPDAIPAFKKVWSKLAKRAADKGVRIAFENCPMRGTWQSTRWNLAFNPAAWELMFDAVPAENMGLEWEPCHQMGQLIDPLPQLRKWIDKVFHIHGKDATVLHDIVAKRGILSGDRFFYHRAPGFGDTNWADVISILRMHGYRGAIDIEGWHDPVYCGDLEMTGQVHALRHLQHCRGGTYVVEPKV
- a CDS encoding type II secretion system protein, whose protein sequence is MKRKQGFTLIELLVVISIIALLIAILLPALSSARATAMRIQCASNLRQLLIVNMLYAEDHNDYPLADDKDAPSNGPMWTELVHFYVGHQSNNAPVELLQCPSTPFENTANWHSSYGANWMISDGRWIHDQMGFPRISQMPSPSATIMFVDWGRANGRIAQAYAIERLTKPFDEVFVHYPGGVGGNDGRSSDAYVDGHVKSGLTVDTWNAPNIVSQWESSIPEDGQHWNPWKGQWPG